TAATGGTGGCACTAAGCCATCATGTTGATCGAGTGaacaattttaattattaatattaaggaCTATACTTGTTACATAAGGTAATAATGTTCAATTAGTTTACCAGTTGAGTACATGGATATTTTGAGTTCTGCGGAGAGACACCGTCCGCGCTAGACTACTGACACTCGCACAGGGAGCCGTCCTCCGGCCGGTGGGCAGCTGCTGCGGCTCATCGTCTACGCTGCGACAAGAACTCGTCAACCACAGCTCTGCTCATTGCTCAGCTGTCACTTCTAACTGCTGCTTGTACACATGCATGGATCGGCCAAAACGTTCAATCTTAAAAACCTAAATCGAACAACTGACATAAACATATGTCTCTCTGTGCCGATAACAAATATtaagaatataaatatttttatcaatgcaaattatttaaaatgatTTGATTTATGATTGATTTTAAACTAACATAATTGCAAGTGGAGGAAATTATATAACATTAAACAAATCTATAATTACTCGAGGAATAAATGCAACTTGTACGTATATTGTGTCATTCATTTCTTATATTATAGATAGATCATAATTCGGGACGTGGTCCTTGCGTGTACGAGTGTCTCGCGTTTATTATTATAGGAATGACGGTTGTTTAAGGCGAGTTTGCCGACGGTAAAAAAATTAAGCTTACATAACTACCCGCATAACGAGTCGCTTTTGCCGTCCCATGCACGGACAAAACAGGGTGAGACAGACGACGCGTTAGAAGTTCCACGGCGCGTACAGGTTGACGTAGCGACGCATCAAGCGTCGGTTGAGTCGATGCTATTCGTCACACTTGCGACAGGCGCCGGGCACGTCAAAGTCGAGGACGAGCAGCTTGGTCTCCTCGGTGCCGTTGCGCGAGCCGACGGCGCAGATGAGCTTGGTGGCGGAGGCGCGGATGCGCCACACCACGCCGCCGGACCCGCCCGAGCTCAGCTCCACCAGGTTGCGGATGAACTCGCCGGTGCGCACGTCCCACAGCTTCACCGTGCCGTCGTCCGACGACGTGATCACGAACCGGTTGCTCGACTGCAGGCACGTCACCGCCGACTGGTGCTTATTAGGACCTACAAACGAACGttcattttataaaaaatgtgCTTAGAATGCTTAAAATAATAAGAGAAAAGAAAATCAGATTCTACAGAAAGTCATGGTCGACTGtacgattttttttatccattcaTCAAATACTTTAGTCACCGGAAAAGGCAGTGAACAGTGACAATACTCACCCGACAGCGTGTGCAGGCAGTGGCCGGTGGTGATGTCCCACACCTTGACGGTGGAGTCCGCGTTCCCGGAGACGAGGATGTTGGAGTGCAGCTCCATGCCGGAGGTGAGCGACTGGTGGCCGGTGAGCGTGTGCTTCAGCTGGCCCGACTCCACGTCCCACACGCGGATCGACGTGTCCAGCGACCCGCTCACCACGTGCACGCCGTCAAACTGCATcatatacattcattttgttaCAAAAGGGTTAATATTCCTGTTCAATACCAGTTTGATCTATATTGGATATAGGATTGTCCGCCATACTACAATGTATTATGCAGAGAGAACGCATTTAATGACCATATTATAcgtaaaaaaacaacaaaacgCGACCATTAAAGTACAACACGAAAATGCATTACAGCCCCGAGCCAGTATCTGTTTGGAAGGTttacatttctattttttttttttgaaactcAAAGCAAGTGCAAGCTTTttaactatagttatttgtgTAACGGAGAGCACTTTCTAAAGCTCGGTTAAAAAGGATAACGGGGGCTATGAAATCGttgttatttttttctgaaGAGGCAtattatgtaatgtttttttacgTGATAGACGTAATGTAATGTTACCTGTAGACTATAGACGCGGTTGGTGTGTCCCGCGAGCGTGTGCAGGCACTCGCCGGTGTCCGGGTTCCACACCTTGACGAAGTAGTCGTAGGCGCCCGACACGACGACCTTGCCGTCGTACTGCACGCAGCGCACGGCCGCCAGGTGGCCCACCAGCACGCGCAGGCAGCGGCCCTCGGGGATCGACCACACGCGGAGCGTCGCGTCGCGGGAACCGGACACCACCCTGGACATACCATCATTGTTAATACTAAGTTTATTTGGTTTTTCAGACCTGGTTTGGTTTGGTTTACCTGAATTTTTGCAAAAGCATCATaatcatttactaaaaatccatactttttttttaatcaaaggaGGTAAATACAGTGATAACGCCGGTTTCTCGAAAAAATATGTCTTACGTGTACAGTAAATCTGCCTCTTTAAAATTTGCATAACAAAGTAGGCACCGTATAAAGTTCGCATATCAGCATAGGGCTAACGGTATTACAATTATACATTATGCTTGTAAAAGCGCTTCAAAGGTAGCTAAATGATGTAATTTCATGAcggatttcatgtatgttttctaCATTTAGCAACTCACAGCAATCACACTAAGGGCCgtttgcaccaaaccgtctgtgaccgttaaagcgttcgttaaattttattgtatgggaagttccatagacggcTGCtccgtgacgatgatgtgtctgtcaaatgtggttgatgcaactggccctaaggaAACATTTTACGACTATCTCGCAAATTGTATTTATACAACCCGATATCAGAAATTTGAATATGTGTGAACATGATAACGCCACGAGCCACGAACGTGCCTTTTCTTTACTTTTACAGATTGAAATGAAGCATATGCATTTTCCCTAAAGATATTTTAtggtacatacatatacattcgCCTTTAGCTTGTTAATGTGCAATGTACTTAGAAATATAGTAAAGATGTTTATACATACAGGTCGATGCACGATAGCTCTTGAATGGAAGGAACCTAATAAGCTAAGTGAACATTGTACACCTGTACACATTCAGAGCCCCCGCTTGAtaggttatgttatgttatgtgttacacacagATATATTCATTCTCTTATTCCATTCATGCCAGCTCTTATAAATCGACATGTATACAcaaaattaataatgaaatttatatgttctctttatttcttttaagtcttaggctaggctatttataatacgaatataaaagtaaaatacaaaaccacttacaaaacaaaacaatataaaaaaaaaaatataaacgtattataaaaaacctaacctcgggtgccgccagcagcggggcagggcccaaatttatatgtattattaaaAACATTAAGAAAAATTGTAAGTACAAAATAGAGTTCAATGTTTCTCATTGCTGGCTGGTAAGATCTGTCGACTCTGATCTTGGTGTGATTCTACATATCTCTGTATCTTTACATGGTCATCTTCTGTATTATAATAAACACATAAATAATGAATAGAGTATCTTCACTGACCTGTTGTTGTAGAGGTGCATGCAGCGCACCGTGGAGGTGTGTCCCGCGAGCACCTTCTGGCACTGGCCGGTCTTGGCGTCCCACACGCGCAGCGTGCGATCCGTGGACCCGCTGATCACCAGGTCACCCACCATCTGCGACGACCACACGCCGCCCGAGTGCCCCACCAGCGTGCGGAGACACTGAAATAAATAGACATATTAATTCGTCTGTCGTATACTATTAATGTACTCCCATGAGACCCCCCTACGGGAATGTAGCTCCTTATATCATTTAGGCCCCGTCGGGTAAACTGGGAAAGGATAcagaccacagatgtcatatatactatagatcaagcaaacgtatctacctagttgtccgtctttattcgcatggcggccgagcgtgtcagattttgtactgaagttgttacttgcctgtgaatttaaatgtctcaggcccttgagtgctcataatttttgtgttgttgcaattaaatatcacgaaACGAGGCActattaatgtttttattgccgcccgaaagctgcaagctgcgattaaagacggacaactcagtgaattttactgagttcatttgacacgctaagtagatacgtttgcttgatttatggtatatattatatatgacatctgtaaTATTTACCTTGCCCGTAATAGCCGACCACACTTTCAGCGTAGTGTCGTCGCTGCCGCTCAGAATGCGATTCCCGTAGAACTGCAAGCATGTGATGACGTGATCGTCGTGCCCTCTCATCATGATGGGGTTGTTGACCGGTTTGTGCAGCCAGTTGTTCTCGATGAGGTATTGACGCATGTAGGCCGCTTTCCAAGGACTGACGCAGCGCGGTAGCGAACGAGGCATCTTCTTGAGTGTCGTAATGCCAATGCGACGGCACTGTTCTTTCCATAGTAGATTGTCGTCGGCAAGGAACCTAAAAGAGACCACATAAGTTTTATTAATGAAGTTGAACGAAGTACCAGATAGCGCCATAATAGTTTGCTCTATGtcttatgtatttttttgttgaaCAGTGTGTTTTTGTAACCCTAACCTCATAGAACAAAACTTGAGCGACAGTTTCAAAACCTCTGCACCAAATTACATTATTATGTAGTACCAACCTGTTGATCTAGAAATTGATCTGGTGTAGAATTAGGACAATTGATCCTTGCCCGATGAGTTGAAATTAGGAAAAAACCATGTGAAACCAACTTAGTCCACGAGATTAAGCTAAGCGGCGCTTGATCAAGGCGTCTACGCATGTTTACAGTAACTGTGACTGCGGACTCGcaagactgtttttttttcaagacgatacggtaggggtcaattctcaatacaaacgctctcgactagaGATGGGCAGAATACGggctttgccgaatacgaatattcggccgaacattcggttcagctgctaccgaaccgaacattcggccgaatattcggttccgccatattttaaatcctggcttggagttaaaatctttcaatgattggtaatgggtactaagGCTCTTATTGTTTCTATAATTTACTGCcgaagaaaattttggtttttgtttcttattaAACTAcgtttttttcacttttttacataattattgaagGTAACTTATATCTTAACGCATTTTATCTTCCTTTGgtggttccttagaatgctgaaataggatgtcattatccgatgaaaaacgaaacaacttacgctatttatttactttgtttattcggtaaatattcggcaatgtaaccgaactattcggccgaatacgaacattgaaaaacttgccgaatattccgaataccgaatattcggcccatctctactctcgactatttcctccctggtttttgaagatagagcaatgattttttcaacacagattgttattatttttatctgtgtcggaccgttttgatttttttgatattctgctttttaaagccattcaaaaatttccaaaaacggcctttttcattgtggcgcaaaaaaaggtgtgatactcaagattggtaacaataaataaataaataaatattaacaattaaccaaaaaagctaaacggtccgacatagattatttcattgttattcagtttctcaaatttcgttccgattgatcaagttttgaaggaggaaagagtcgagagcggaacctccattttttgaaatatcttttgactgagttgttcttaatggacaattttttttcgataaatctaattaataacacttgtttaattaactaaaattcctaagttgaaaggggggcttcattccattttagcattttcgctaccgtatcctcttaaggggATCACAGATTCGGTTTTCAGAATATTTGTCATGCCGAGTTACACAGCTAAAAGGATGAAGAAGTTACCTCCAGTATCGGCAAGTTTGCGCGGCGCGCCGCAGGTCTTTGGGCTGCAGGTAGCCCAGCACGGTCAGCGCCAGCTCCTTGGGCAGCAGCGAGATGAAGTCGCGCTGGAACAGCGGCTCGATGGCTTTCATCATGTGCCGCACGTGGCTCGCGGCGCAGCGCCCGATCAGCGCGTCTATCGCTTGGATCTTCTCGGCGTTGGACCATGATTGGAATCTGTGCAACAAAAGAGTTCAATTCGTCTGACTTTAGCAAACTTTAGCGCGTGTGAGCGTCCGTACTTCAAGTTGAGCTAGATCTAATTCTTAACAATTTGGTAAGTTAAAGAGCCCATCTACGTTTTCGGACTGTTGAGGTTACGTACAAATTCGGCCACTAattaaataccgcaatgtaatgagACTGGCACGCGAGATCTCGTGCCGCGTACATGGGCAATGGGCATTAACGAATGAAAGTGGAGTTAGGcgaataatgtaaacaaataaaaattattttgttaccatttgaATGTTTTACAATGGTTGCCATCTTTATTAATTACCATTACACTAAGCAGTAattgatataatatataaatcaaggttgttataattattatattatttgtaagCCTtgtggtgtcccactgctgggtaaaGGCGTCCCTCTTTTTTCTTCGCGTCTTGGTCTATGGCAATCAAGGTTGACGACAAAATGGTAGATTCCAT
This genomic stretch from Leguminivora glycinivorella isolate SPB_JAAS2020 chromosome Z, LegGlyc_1.1, whole genome shotgun sequence harbors:
- the LOC125241066 gene encoding F-box/WD repeat-containing protein 7, with translation MDPTCSHFNFDTYEEVNNVSFDTENKTDSEAGVVDNEATSQDNSKHKIDDIERQDFDEENRIINHCSSMIVDAKIAGGSHYSGNLSSASSSLASSSETISAFPNVISNDYSLPGCSKTEDCEDSNATIKSMIHSRKPASTTEDPPRKEVYKPDFMQKLLSSGVQEKKDFPKGKLYKAEQMGESSCDNHTPDVSDLEATGGPSGRTSSNASSIGSTGSDSNKEFSVPSTSNADKLLGLDDARKAEPGSSKASPFMQPFCDGDDDSDDDVIEETWCTCLSSHEDDEDDDEPEIDERLWRKRRYEPPPPQYAKKFCPDGSTAPATDGGWLQALPPSSMPAALQGPPEIKNWLNRFQSWSNAEKIQAIDALIGRCAASHVRHMMKAIEPLFQRDFISLLPKELALTVLGYLQPKDLRRAAQTCRYWRFLADDNLLWKEQCRRIGITTLKKMPRSLPRCVSPWKAAYMRQYLIENNWLHKPVNNPIMMRGHDDHVITCLQFYGNRILSGSDDTTLKVWSAITGKCLRTLVGHSGGVWSSQMVGDLVISGSTDRTLRVWDAKTGQCQKVLAGHTSTVRCMHLYNNRVVSGSRDATLRVWSIPEGRCLRVLVGHLAAVRCVQYDGKVVVSGAYDYFVKVWNPDTGECLHTLAGHTNRVYSLQFDGVHVVSGSLDTSIRVWDVESGQLKHTLTGHQSLTSGMELHSNILVSGNADSTVKVWDITTGHCLHTLSGPNKHQSAVTCLQSSNRFVITSSDDGTVKLWDVRTGEFIRNLVELSSGGSGGVVWRIRASATKLICAVGSRNGTEETKLLVLDFDVPGACRKCDE